One genomic window of Candidatus Pseudobacter hemicellulosilyticus includes the following:
- a CDS encoding RagB/SusD family nutrient uptake outer membrane protein, giving the protein MNRSKYLIFCAVALLLLGACRKYVENAPIQGQRVLAYTEDYRMLLNDRNNQEVAYGIAPMLSSDDADFTDAVIENRVGNNVIQRSMYTWAKPFYTDQQTDYDYNMLYSTLFVYNVVIEGVMDSKGGTEVQRSAILGEALIRRAFNYFMLTNLHGKQYDAATAATDPAVPLLLEPELMGDLTRTPVKTVYEQILQDTRRAIPLLPLTQEINDRPTKAAGYALLSKVYLFMRDFDNAAAFADSSLALKNTLYDYNTAVAGTTLVFPAQYNDPQILLRKAQRQVFSPLQLSQSLLNLLEPTDLRFVLFVKPGSSLSPAFSGYGFWSRSNYGGYPDNTAVGLSVNETLLIKAECLARAGQKDAAVELLNQLRQKRFRPADYAVLAAATPEEALQLVINERRREFFGGGLRWFDQRRLDKDPQFQQTVTRSFGGVQYTLAPGSNGFVFPLAQLLIQQNPEMTQNPN; this is encoded by the coding sequence ATGAATCGTTCCAAATACCTGATATTTTGTGCAGTGGCCCTCCTTCTGCTGGGCGCCTGCCGGAAATATGTTGAAAATGCGCCCATCCAGGGACAGCGTGTACTGGCCTATACGGAAGATTACCGGATGCTGCTGAATGACCGGAATAACCAGGAAGTGGCCTATGGTATTGCGCCCATGCTCAGTTCCGATGACGCTGATTTTACCGATGCAGTGATTGAGAACAGGGTAGGCAATAACGTGATCCAGCGCTCCATGTATACCTGGGCCAAACCGTTCTATACAGACCAGCAGACCGATTACGATTACAATATGCTTTACAGCACCCTGTTTGTATACAATGTGGTGATTGAAGGGGTTATGGACAGCAAGGGCGGTACAGAGGTGCAGCGCAGCGCCATCCTGGGTGAAGCCCTGATACGGAGGGCCTTTAATTATTTTATGCTGACTAACCTGCATGGCAAACAATATGATGCCGCTACCGCCGCTACGGATCCGGCTGTTCCCCTGCTGCTGGAACCTGAGCTGATGGGTGATCTGACCCGTACTCCTGTAAAAACTGTTTACGAACAGATCCTCCAGGACACCCGTCGCGCTATTCCCCTGCTGCCGCTGACGCAGGAGATCAACGACCGGCCCACAAAGGCCGCGGGTTATGCGCTGCTGTCTAAGGTGTACCTGTTCATGCGCGACTTTGACAATGCCGCTGCTTTTGCAGACAGCAGCCTGGCCCTGAAGAATACCCTGTACGATTACAATACGGCAGTGGCCGGCACTACGCTTGTATTCCCTGCGCAGTACAATGATCCGCAGATCCTGCTCCGCAAAGCGCAGCGCCAGGTGTTCAGTCCGCTGCAATTGAGCCAGTCGCTCCTGAACCTGCTGGAGCCCACCGACCTGCGTTTTGTCCTGTTTGTGAAACCGGGCAGCAGCCTGAGCCCCGCTTTCAGCGGTTATGGCTTCTGGTCCAGGTCCAACTATGGCGGCTACCCTGATAATACTGCAGTGGGACTTTCCGTGAACGAGACCCTGCTCATAAAAGCGGAATGCCTGGCGCGGGCCGGACAGAAAGATGCAGCGGTGGAACTGCTCAACCAGCTGCGGCAGAAAAGGTTCAGGCCGGCAGACTATGCAGTCCTGGCGGCCGCTACGCCGGAAGAAGCCCTGCAACTGGTGATCAATGAAAGACGCAGAGAATTTTTTGGCGGCGGCCTCCGCTGGTTTGATCAGCGCCGCCTGGACAAAGACCCGCAATTCCAGCAAACAGTGACCCGCAGCTTTGGCGGTGTACAATATACCCTGGCGCCCGGCAGTAATGGATTTGTATTCCCGCTGGCCCAGCTCCTTATTCAGCAAAATCCCGAAATGACGCAAAACCCGAATTAG
- a CDS encoding ABC transporter ATP-binding protein — protein MESIVRIENLSHRYSHQWAIRDINIDISEYGITGLLGSNGAGKSTTMNILCGSLNQTEGSVTINGINMRQEPKRAKREIGFLPQQPPLYMDMTVDEYLRYSAGLRHIPKDQVRPAMTEVKERCGITHFSNRLIRNLSGGYRQRVGIAQSIIHRPRVVVLDEPTNGLDPNQIIEVRSLIRDIAQERVVIFSSHILSEVQLLCKTIVMIENGKIVFFRYHGCVQ, from the coding sequence ATGGAAAGTATTGTCAGGATCGAAAATTTATCGCACCGCTACAGCCATCAATGGGCTATCCGGGATATCAATATCGATATCAGCGAGTATGGTATCACTGGGCTGCTGGGCTCCAATGGCGCCGGTAAGTCTACTACGATGAACATCCTTTGCGGTTCCCTGAACCAGACGGAAGGCAGTGTCACCATCAATGGGATCAATATGCGCCAGGAACCCAAACGCGCCAAACGCGAAATAGGCTTCCTGCCCCAGCAACCACCGCTCTATATGGATATGACGGTGGATGAATACCTGCGCTATAGCGCCGGCCTGCGGCATATTCCCAAAGACCAGGTGCGCCCCGCCATGACCGAAGTAAAGGAGCGCTGTGGCATTACCCATTTCAGCAACCGCCTGATCCGTAACCTCTCCGGTGGCTACCGCCAGCGTGTAGGGATTGCCCAGTCCATCATTCACCGCCCCCGGGTAGTGGTGCTGGACGAACCTACCAATGGACTGGACCCCAACCAGATCATTGAAGTACGCTCCCTGATCCGGGATATCGCCCAGGAAAGGGTGGTGATCTTTTCTTCCCATATCCTGTCGGAAGTGCAGCTGCTCTGTAAGACCATCGTCATGATCGAGAACGGTAAGATCGTTTTTTTCCGATACCATGGATGCGTTCAATAA
- a CDS encoding Gldg family protein: MKTIFKIAASELRSLFYSPIAWFLLIVYFIQCGVGFMETVELIAREQENGARYPMSMIGFLFGGSRGVFSTVMGSLYLYLPLLTMGLISREKNNGTIRLLYSSPIDVHEIVLGKFLAMVAFSAILVGIVGLYVATAHIMVINPDTAMLLSGLLGLFLLVCTYSAIGLFMSGLTNYQIVAAVCTFVTIWVLGYVGKMWQDIDFVRNLTYFLSISGRTNKMLAGLITSKDLIYFMVIIFMFLSFSILRLKADMEIKPVIVKVGRYLAVLVVALAIGYVSSIPKLVGYADVTVDKSNTITPAAQKIIQELGDEPLEVTAYCNLLGPFWYMGAPGSENSNLGRWEPYMRFKHNMTLNTVLFYDTVYNDGGMLARRYPNRSLEEMAKQAANSMDLNLKKFKTPAEIRQLVDRTGEGEGYLMQLTYKNKKTFLRVFDDNRQWPSESEVAAAFKRLVQDSMPRITFVTGHYERDIHKMGDRQYKALTNLVSFRYSLVNQGFDVDTVALETQEIPQGISVLVLADPRSSLTPVALEKIQQYIQRGGNLLISGEPGKQANLNPLLQTLNVQLLDGMIVQQSKDLQPELAAPLLTEAAAGIYKALEHAHHDSAKVSMPSAAALSFKEGGDFAIQPLLLTDPRRSWLKKQPLVSDSAEVQFDSVAGDERKAFPLALKLTRKINDREQRIVVLGDADFMGNSELSRPNLRTANFVFNTGLFSWLSDGEFPVDSSRPGAEDTRITLSKTQAKTWRIIYLYVIPGILVGLGALLLIRRKRK, from the coding sequence ATGAAGACAATTTTCAAAATTGCGGCTTCCGAATTAAGGTCCCTGTTCTATTCACCCATTGCCTGGTTCCTGCTCATTGTTTACTTTATCCAATGCGGCGTAGGCTTTATGGAAACCGTGGAGCTGATAGCCCGGGAGCAGGAGAACGGCGCCAGATACCCTATGAGTATGATCGGCTTCCTCTTTGGCGGCAGCAGGGGCGTTTTTTCAACGGTCATGGGCAGCTTATATCTTTACCTGCCACTGCTGACGATGGGGCTGATCAGTCGCGAAAAGAACAACGGCACCATCCGCCTCCTGTATTCTTCTCCCATTGACGTGCATGAGATAGTGCTGGGTAAATTCCTGGCCATGGTGGCTTTCAGCGCTATCCTGGTAGGTATTGTAGGCCTGTATGTAGCTACTGCGCATATTATGGTCATCAATCCGGATACGGCCATGCTGCTCAGTGGCCTGCTGGGACTCTTCCTGCTGGTCTGCACCTATTCTGCTATCGGGCTTTTTATGTCCGGGCTGACCAATTACCAGATCGTAGCAGCTGTCTGTACTTTTGTAACCATCTGGGTACTGGGCTATGTGGGGAAAATGTGGCAGGACATTGATTTTGTACGCAACCTGACCTACTTCCTGTCTATCTCCGGCCGTACCAATAAAATGCTGGCAGGGCTGATCACCAGCAAGGACCTGATCTATTTCATGGTGATCATTTTCATGTTCCTCAGCTTCAGCATCCTTCGCCTGAAAGCTGATATGGAGATCAAACCAGTGATCGTGAAAGTGGGCCGGTACCTGGCCGTGCTGGTGGTTGCCCTTGCCATCGGCTATGTCAGCTCCATTCCCAAACTGGTTGGGTATGCGGACGTCACCGTCGATAAATCCAATACCATTACCCCAGCCGCGCAGAAGATCATACAGGAACTGGGCGATGAGCCGCTGGAAGTAACTGCCTATTGCAACCTGCTGGGACCTTTCTGGTATATGGGCGCCCCGGGATCTGAGAACAGTAACCTGGGCCGCTGGGAACCTTATATGCGCTTCAAGCACAATATGACGCTGAACACGGTCCTGTTCTATGATACTGTGTACAATGACGGTGGCATGCTGGCCCGTCGCTATCCGAACAGAAGCCTGGAGGAGATGGCGAAGCAGGCGGCCAACAGTATGGACCTGAACCTGAAAAAGTTTAAGACCCCTGCGGAGATCAGGCAGCTGGTGGATCGTACCGGTGAGGGCGAAGGCTACCTGATGCAGCTTACATACAAGAACAAAAAGACTTTTCTCCGGGTGTTTGACGACAACCGCCAATGGCCCAGTGAATCTGAAGTGGCTGCCGCTTTTAAAAGACTGGTACAGGACAGCATGCCCCGTATAACTTTTGTGACCGGTCACTATGAGAGGGATATTCATAAAATGGGCGACCGTCAGTACAAGGCCCTGACCAACCTGGTGTCCTTCCGCTACTCCCTGGTGAACCAGGGCTTTGATGTGGATACGGTGGCCCTGGAAACACAGGAGATCCCGCAGGGCATCTCTGTGCTGGTCCTTGCCGATCCGCGCTCTTCCCTGACGCCGGTGGCCCTGGAAAAAATACAGCAGTATATCCAACGTGGCGGCAACCTGCTGATCTCGGGCGAGCCCGGCAAACAGGCCAACCTCAACCCGCTGCTGCAAACACTCAACGTGCAGCTGCTGGATGGCATGATTGTTCAGCAGAGCAAGGACCTACAGCCAGAGCTGGCGGCGCCCCTCCTGACGGAAGCGGCTGCCGGTATCTATAAGGCGCTGGAACATGCCCATCATGATAGCGCCAAGGTATCGATGCCTTCGGCTGCCGCCTTATCTTTTAAGGAAGGAGGCGATTTTGCTATACAACCCCTGCTGCTCACAGATCCGCGCAGGAGCTGGCTGAAGAAGCAACCGCTGGTGTCAGACTCAGCCGAAGTGCAATTTGATTCCGTAGCCGGAGATGAACGCAAGGCCTTCCCCCTGGCGCTGAAACTAACGCGGAAGATCAATGACCGGGAGCAACGTATTGTAGTGCTGGGTGACGCCGATTTTATGGGTAATAGTGAGCTGTCGCGCCCAAATTTGCGGACCGCCAATTTTGTCTTCAATACCGGCCTGTTCAGTTGGCTGAGTGATGGCGAGTTCCCGGTAGACAGCTCGCGTCCCGGCGCAGAAGATACCCGGATAACGCTGAGCAAAACGCAGGCTAAGACCTGGCGTATTATTTATCTCTATGTGATCCCCGGCATCCTGGTAGGGCTCGGCGCCTTACTGCTGATCCGGCGGAAAAGAAAATAG
- a CDS encoding glycoside hydrolase family 27 protein, with the protein MMKKLLTGCLLLLLQIALFAQKFDSIALTPQMGWNSWNTFATNINEQLVKETADALVNLGLKDAGYQYLVLDDGWMAMERDANGNLLPHPEKFPHGIKAVADYVHSKGLKFGLYNCAGAKTCAGYPGSRGHEYQDARKYAEWGVDFLKYDWCNTGKMNAEEAYSTMRDALHAAGRPVLFSLCEWGTYDPWQWGGPVGHSWRISGDIYNCFDCKHDHGGWYSWGALQILDMRNLDTLRTKAGPGRWNDLDMLEVGNGGMTAHEERTHFALWALLNSPLMLGNDLRNMKPETLTLLKNKEVIRINQDPLGIQGFKWKTIGNVEVWVKPLANEEWAICFFNRSKTNTPFEFNWSGQSITDSFLGKTLSFNGNVYKLKELFTDQQQGNTSKKYSASLGSYQSVLLRLSK; encoded by the coding sequence ATGATGAAAAAATTACTGACTGGTTGCCTGCTGCTACTCTTACAGATCGCTTTGTTTGCTCAAAAGTTCGACAGCATTGCCCTGACGCCCCAGATGGGCTGGAACAGCTGGAACACTTTTGCCACCAATATCAATGAGCAGCTGGTAAAGGAAACTGCCGATGCGCTGGTGAACCTGGGCCTCAAAGACGCCGGCTACCAGTACCTGGTGCTGGATGATGGCTGGATGGCCATGGAGCGGGATGCCAACGGCAATCTCCTGCCCCACCCTGAAAAATTCCCCCACGGCATTAAGGCCGTGGCCGATTATGTACATAGCAAAGGACTGAAGTTTGGACTGTACAATTGCGCCGGGGCCAAGACCTGCGCCGGATATCCCGGCAGCCGCGGACATGAATACCAGGACGCACGCAAGTATGCAGAATGGGGTGTTGACTTTTTAAAGTACGACTGGTGCAATACCGGTAAAATGAATGCCGAAGAAGCCTACAGCACCATGCGGGACGCCCTGCATGCCGCTGGCCGGCCAGTACTTTTCAGTCTTTGCGAATGGGGCACCTATGATCCCTGGCAATGGGGCGGACCGGTGGGCCATAGCTGGCGCATTTCCGGTGATATCTATAATTGTTTCGATTGCAAACATGATCATGGCGGCTGGTATTCCTGGGGCGCCCTCCAGATACTGGATATGCGCAACCTGGATACCCTGCGCACCAAGGCCGGCCCCGGCCGCTGGAACGACCTGGACATGCTGGAAGTAGGCAATGGCGGCATGACAGCCCATGAAGAGAGAACGCATTTTGCGCTCTGGGCCCTGCTCAACTCTCCACTCATGCTGGGCAACGACCTGCGCAATATGAAACCCGAAACACTGACTCTCCTCAAGAATAAGGAAGTCATCCGCATCAACCAGGACCCGCTGGGTATTCAGGGCTTCAAATGGAAAACGATCGGCAACGTGGAAGTATGGGTAAAACCCCTGGCCAATGAAGAATGGGCCATCTGCTTTTTTAATCGGTCCAAAACAAATACCCCTTTTGAATTCAACTGGTCCGGGCAGTCCATCACCGATAGTTTCCTTGGTAAAACACTTTCCTTTAACGGCAACGTATACAAACTGAAAGAGCTGTTCACGGATCAGCAGCAGGGCAATACCAGTAAAAAATACAGCGCCAGCCTGGGCTCGTATCAATCCGTGCTGCTGCGACTCAGCAAATAA
- a CDS encoding AraC family transcriptional regulator, whose protein sequence is MLNKILREIIPLTSNDCFTIFSREKAEFDFPLHSHEEMELNFICNAPGARRIVGDHISTIGDYELVLVGPNLPHVWETYRCKTKKIKEITVQFHKDLLEEKFLRRNQLSFIKRMLELSARGISFSPDTAKAIQPSMEALTRKQGFDSVLELLSLLHTLSISRDSMTLSDTVFGQAQFSYNSRRISMVVDYINQHFHRNITLSEVAKMANMTDVSFSRFIKSRTGINFMDILLEARLGNAARMLIDSTQSISEIAYNCGFNNISNFNRLFKKKKGTTPKEFRKNYNYYGTRKFI, encoded by the coding sequence ATGCTTAACAAGATCTTACGTGAAATTATCCCGCTCACCAGCAACGATTGCTTTACCATCTTTTCCCGGGAAAAAGCCGAGTTCGATTTTCCGCTCCACAGTCATGAGGAAATGGAGCTGAATTTTATCTGCAATGCGCCCGGCGCGCGGCGTATTGTGGGGGATCATATCAGCACTATCGGCGATTATGAACTGGTGCTGGTAGGGCCCAATCTCCCGCATGTATGGGAGACCTATCGCTGCAAGACCAAAAAGATCAAAGAGATCACAGTGCAGTTCCACAAGGACCTGCTGGAAGAAAAATTCCTGCGCCGCAACCAGCTTTCCTTCATCAAACGGATGCTGGAACTATCAGCCCGGGGCATCTCCTTCAGCCCCGATACCGCCAAAGCCATCCAGCCCAGTATGGAAGCGCTGACCCGCAAACAGGGATTTGATTCTGTCCTGGAACTGCTATCCCTGCTGCATACCTTGTCTATTTCCAGGGACAGCATGACCTTATCGGATACCGTCTTTGGGCAGGCCCAGTTCTCCTACAACAGCCGGCGCATCAGCATGGTGGTGGATTATATCAACCAGCATTTCCACCGCAACATCACTTTATCGGAAGTGGCCAAAATGGCCAATATGACCGATGTCTCTTTCAGCCGCTTCATCAAATCCCGCACCGGTATCAACTTCATGGACATCCTGCTGGAAGCCAGGCTGGGCAATGCCGCGCGGATGCTGATAGACAGCACCCAATCCATTTCCGAGATCGCGTATAACTGCGGCTTCAACAATATCTCCAACTTCAACCGCCTCTTCAAGAAAAAGAAAGGCACTACCCCCAAAGAATTCAGAAAGAACTATAATTATTACGGCACGCGTAAATTCATCTAA
- a CDS encoding TonB-dependent receptor — MFTAQIRFAALFLMLSFFHQNLTAQHSTKTVTGTVVDDQGNPLPNATIKSRSQERNVLTNENGFFTIVIPASDTVLVVSYVGMQTREFPIRGNGLQRIVLSGVVNSLSDVVVIGYGTARKANLTTAQTSISAKELNRTVNTTIEQAMQGRAPGVYITQNSGQPGGGMSVNIRGIASIFGTTEPLYVVDGVQLQPTPLTLGAQSSSNPLAGFNPGDIEDIQILQGPSATAIYGSRATNGVVLITTRRGKSGDVRIGYNFQQSIQGPPKKLDVMNLREYAQMVKEYHVIAGGETPLEFLDPSLLGDGTDWQKELFGNAPMAKHQLTLSGGTDKSTYYISADYLDQKGVAEGSGFKRTSFRLNLDNKLSKRINLGLNLSYNQTKENLTTSQENIIINALQLSPQVPVKNLDGTWGGADENNGANIYAPVNPLAIASMVTNENNRKQFLGGANLTVKLLEGLQFRTSFSTDLNYSLASYFIPKYKIGWAENPTASFTNRSTQSTYWNWNQLLEYNKTWGEHHLTVMASHEAQKSEWRNLSGGRTGFLTNNILDLSAGDNLTSVTAGGSSLWAMESYLARAQYNYADRYLLSASFRADGSANFGPENRWGYFPSASAAWRVSNEKFFTLDFISELKLRLEGGLTGNQGGGSYIYSPLVAGVSPNGTGFLPSRYKNPGLKWEETMTRNIGLNIGFAKNRIEIEADYYLKATNNLLLEATVPWYMGSNGTGSISPQVMNIGELENKGWSVTLKTVNIRNKDFTWSSNLNLSAFKTSIKKFYNNSAKLDRTSWWLDNWTQRSVVGEAPWLFLGYKEDGLFTSIDDINESPVPVDNDGKRLPVDPVTGIWVGDVKFKDISGPNGVPDGIIDSYDLTFIGNPWPKLFGGFTNTFSYKGFDLSVLITGTYGNDVYNYAARVNSNPNNINLSRNLLKNAMNYARVVDDGGGKAHLDNPGTDVARISHGPNNNYTRITDKWVEDGSFLRVKNITLTYNFSPELLRGLKIVQGARIGFSAQNLLTLTGYNGMDPEIGSYTGRDAAGTNQAIGIDNGRYPLTPVYTFSFGIDF; from the coding sequence ATGTTCACAGCACAGATCCGTTTTGCGGCGCTGTTTTTGATGCTATCATTTTTTCATCAAAACCTGACTGCACAACATTCAACCAAAACCGTTACCGGTACCGTCGTAGACGATCAGGGTAACCCTCTCCCCAACGCAACTATCAAATCAAGATCACAGGAACGGAATGTATTGACCAATGAGAATGGTTTTTTTACCATTGTGATCCCGGCATCGGACACGGTGCTGGTGGTCAGCTATGTGGGTATGCAGACCCGGGAATTCCCCATCAGGGGCAATGGGCTGCAGCGCATAGTACTCTCCGGTGTGGTCAATTCACTGAGTGATGTGGTAGTGATTGGTTATGGTACGGCCCGAAAAGCCAACCTGACCACGGCCCAGACCTCCATCTCTGCAAAAGAGCTGAACCGGACCGTGAACACCACTATTGAGCAGGCCATGCAGGGCCGCGCGCCAGGGGTATACATTACCCAGAACTCCGGTCAGCCGGGTGGCGGCATGTCGGTCAATATCCGCGGGATAGCTTCTATCTTCGGCACTACGGAACCATTGTACGTGGTAGACGGCGTACAGTTGCAGCCTACGCCGCTTACCCTGGGCGCACAAAGCTCTTCCAATCCCCTGGCCGGTTTTAACCCCGGTGATATTGAGGATATACAGATCCTGCAGGGCCCGTCGGCCACTGCTATCTACGGTTCCCGCGCTACTAACGGCGTGGTGCTGATCACCACCAGGCGGGGTAAATCGGGCGATGTACGCATCGGCTACAATTTCCAGCAAAGTATACAGGGACCGCCTAAAAAACTGGACGTGATGAACCTGCGGGAGTATGCGCAGATGGTAAAGGAATATCATGTCATTGCCGGTGGTGAAACACCCCTGGAGTTCCTGGACCCCAGCCTGCTGGGGGATGGGACCGACTGGCAGAAAGAACTGTTTGGTAACGCCCCCATGGCCAAGCACCAGCTGACCCTGAGCGGCGGTACGGACAAAAGCACCTATTATATATCGGCCGATTACCTGGACCAGAAAGGGGTGGCCGAAGGCTCCGGCTTTAAACGGACCTCCTTCCGCCTCAACCTGGACAATAAATTATCCAAAAGGATCAACCTCGGCCTGAACCTCAGCTATAACCAGACAAAAGAGAACCTGACCACCAGCCAGGAAAATATCATCATCAACGCCCTGCAGCTATCGCCGCAGGTGCCGGTGAAGAACCTGGACGGTACCTGGGGTGGCGCTGATGAGAACAACGGCGCCAATATCTATGCGCCGGTGAACCCGCTGGCCATTGCCAGTATGGTGACCAATGAGAACAACCGCAAACAGTTCCTCGGCGGCGCCAACCTCACAGTGAAACTGCTGGAAGGACTGCAGTTCCGCACTTCATTTTCTACAGACCTGAATTATTCCCTGGCCAGTTATTTTATTCCCAAGTATAAGATCGGCTGGGCGGAGAATCCTACGGCTTCCTTTACCAACAGGAGTACACAGAGTACTTACTGGAACTGGAACCAGTTGCTGGAATACAATAAGACCTGGGGCGAACACCACCTGACGGTCATGGCCAGCCATGAAGCCCAGAAATCAGAGTGGCGTAACCTGTCGGGCGGCAGAACAGGTTTCCTGACCAATAATATCCTTGACCTGTCGGCAGGTGATAACCTGACCTCTGTGACAGCGGGTGGTTCCTCCCTCTGGGCCATGGAATCCTACCTGGCACGGGCCCAATATAATTACGCAGACCGATACCTGCTGTCCGCCTCCTTCCGGGCTGATGGCTCCGCCAATTTCGGACCGGAGAACAGGTGGGGGTATTTCCCCTCCGCTTCGGCAGCCTGGCGGGTATCCAACGAAAAATTCTTTACCCTGGATTTTATCTCCGAGCTGAAGCTGCGCCTGGAGGGCGGTCTGACCGGCAACCAGGGTGGCGGTTCCTATATCTATTCTCCCCTGGTAGCAGGCGTTTCGCCTAATGGCACCGGTTTCCTGCCCAGTCGCTATAAAAATCCCGGGCTGAAATGGGAAGAGACCATGACCCGGAATATTGGGCTGAACATCGGCTTTGCCAAGAACAGGATTGAAATAGAAGCGGATTACTACCTCAAAGCCACCAATAACCTGTTGCTGGAAGCCACCGTGCCCTGGTATATGGGCTCTAATGGCACCGGCTCCATTTCCCCGCAGGTAATGAATATTGGCGAACTGGAAAACAAAGGCTGGAGCGTGACCCTCAAAACAGTGAATATCCGTAACAAGGATTTTACCTGGAGCTCCAACCTGAACCTCTCCGCCTTCAAGACCAGCATCAAGAAGTTCTATAACAACTCTGCCAAACTGGACCGCACTTCCTGGTGGCTGGACAACTGGACACAGCGCTCCGTAGTAGGAGAGGCCCCCTGGTTATTTTTAGGTTACAAGGAAGACGGCCTGTTCACCAGTATTGATGATATCAATGAAAGCCCTGTGCCCGTGGATAATGACGGTAAAAGATTGCCTGTAGACCCTGTGACCGGTATCTGGGTGGGCGATGTTAAATTCAAGGATATCAGCGGACCCAACGGTGTTCCGGATGGTATCATTGATTCCTACGACCTCACCTTTATCGGTAATCCCTGGCCCAAGCTCTTCGGCGGCTTTACCAATACTTTCAGCTACAAAGGATTTGACCTGAGTGTCCTGATCACCGGGACCTATGGGAATGATGTGTACAATTATGCAGCCCGCGTGAATTCAAATCCCAACAATATCAACCTGAGCCGTAACCTGCTGAAAAATGCTATGAACTACGCCCGGGTGGTAGACGATGGCGGCGGCAAGGCGCACCTGGATAATCCCGGCACCGATGTGGCCCGCATTTCTCATGGCCCCAATAATAACTATACCCGGATCACAGATAAATGGGTGGAAGATGGTTCTTTCCTGCGCGTGAAGAATATTACGCTTACCTACAATTTTTCACCCGAACTGCTGCGAGGGCTGAAAATAGTGCAGGGCGCCAGGATCGGCTTCAGCGCCCAGAACCTGCTGACCCTGACCGGTTACAACGGCATGGATCCTGAAATAGGTTCCTATACCGGGCGGGATGCCGCCGGTACCAACCAGGCCATCGGCATTGATAATGGCCGCTATCCGCTGACGCCGGTATACACTTTCTCTTTTGGGATCGATTTCTAA